A single window of Granulicella mallensis MP5ACTX8 DNA harbors:
- a CDS encoding TIGR03435 family protein, with protein MIFAVLTAFAQVDASKAAPASEGYVPTLTFDVASIRQSPEANSYTVTGGFQPHSSSIRIVNFDAMNLLSMAYDVRWDQIVGMPNWHAMFNIQAKSDSAADERLAKLSKAQEKLEQQHMMQVLLADRFKLKTHWETREGPTYNLVVAKNGPKMSATKGKPPNPEQIKEWGGRPIPPLYQQGDSDLGFDFIANGCAIKDITNMLAGQFGHPVTDKTGLTGKYDFILRYHGARLSDRDAGDMDPLPTLDVAIQDQLGLKLEPSKGSVQFLVIDHIEKPSEN; from the coding sequence ATGATCTTCGCCGTGCTAACGGCATTCGCGCAGGTCGACGCGAGTAAAGCTGCCCCTGCGAGCGAGGGCTATGTGCCTACACTGACGTTTGATGTCGCCTCAATCCGGCAGAGCCCGGAAGCGAACTCTTATACGGTCACGGGCGGTTTTCAGCCTCATTCCAGCTCAATCCGTATCGTAAACTTCGACGCCATGAACCTTCTTAGCATGGCCTATGATGTCCGGTGGGACCAGATAGTAGGTATGCCGAACTGGCACGCGATGTTCAATATTCAGGCAAAGTCAGACAGCGCTGCCGATGAACGTTTAGCAAAGTTAAGCAAAGCTCAAGAAAAGCTGGAGCAGCAGCATATGATGCAGGTGCTCCTCGCCGATCGCTTCAAGCTGAAGACCCATTGGGAGACGCGAGAAGGCCCTACCTACAATCTGGTCGTTGCCAAGAATGGACCGAAGATGTCGGCGACAAAAGGCAAGCCACCAAATCCTGAGCAAATTAAAGAGTGGGGCGGCAGACCCATCCCCCCGCTTTACCAGCAAGGGGATAGCGACCTTGGCTTTGATTTCATCGCTAATGGATGTGCGATCAAAGACATAACGAATATGTTGGCCGGACAATTTGGCCATCCGGTGACAGACAAGACTGGACTTACCGGCAAATATGACTTCATCCTGAGATACCACGGTGCCCGGCTAAGCGATAGAGATGCAGGCGATATGGATCCCTTGCCAACGTTGGATGTGGCGATTCAGGATCAACTTGGGCTCAAGCTGGAACCATCGAAGGGCTCTGTACAGTTTCTCGTAATCGACCACATCGAGAAACCTTCCGAGAACTAG
- a CDS encoding M48 family metalloprotease has product MSVTALPSVSPELLSIFEQEYREIRPRAPIPALEIKFRRFTSLNTTIRLRDGKLIVRLSDLLIYAPDTIHHAIAHILLAKLYRKPIFPVHADRYRRYTQSEVVSKQAERIRQDRGRKRISTAQGHLYDLDEVFEAVNQRFFHGLLGRPTLTWSAHVAKRMLGHYDAAHNTIVVSRVFDRPGTPRYAIEYLLYHEMLHLKHPVRVRAGRRCVHSKEFQAEERLFPELDLAREYLKRL; this is encoded by the coding sequence GTGTCTGTTACCGCTTTGCCATCTGTTTCACCCGAGCTCCTCTCGATCTTCGAGCAGGAGTACCGCGAGATTCGCCCGCGCGCTCCCATTCCTGCGCTGGAGATCAAGTTTCGCCGCTTCACCAGCCTCAACACGACGATCCGGCTGCGCGATGGCAAACTCATCGTCCGGCTCTCGGATCTGCTGATCTACGCACCCGACACGATCCACCACGCCATCGCGCACATCCTGCTGGCCAAGCTGTACCGCAAACCGATCTTCCCCGTTCACGCCGACCGCTATCGTCGCTATACGCAGTCGGAGGTGGTCTCCAAGCAGGCGGAGCGCATCCGGCAGGACCGCGGCCGCAAGCGCATCAGCACGGCTCAAGGGCATCTCTACGACCTGGATGAGGTCTTTGAAGCCGTCAATCAACGCTTCTTCCACGGCCTGCTGGGACGCCCCACGCTGACCTGGAGTGCCCACGTAGCTAAACGCATGCTCGGTCACTACGACGCGGCGCACAACACCATTGTGGTCAGCCGCGTCTTCGACAGGCCCGGAACGCCGCGCTATGCCATCGAATACCTGCTGTACCACGAGATGCTGCACTTGAAGCACCCGGTACGCGTACGCGCCGGGCGGCGGTGTGTGCACTCCAAGGAGTTTCAGGCTGAGGAGCGGCTGTTTCCCGAACTGGATCTAGCGCGGGAGTACCTGAAGAGGTTATAA
- a CDS encoding TIGR03435 family protein, whose protein sequence is MAGCNWIVKRLFIFVMLIGALALCGKAVPYSHAQAPTTFEVASVRLSPPGGNGLTSFNYLGTTRFTATNISLPLLLQLAFGVDDYQILQKPSWSDSTLYDVSAKPEGETSLTYEQLKPLLQQLLEQRFHLTVHHETKYFKGYALLVAKGGPKLQTSKGEANHNANILPNGLQGQNLSLQDLASLLSHPVGRPVVDKTGIQGSYDFKLDYSPNESTDSPLPSIFTALTEQLGLKLETQQVPVNMLVIDHVDREPTEN, encoded by the coding sequence ATGGCCGGGTGCAACTGGATCGTCAAAAGGCTGTTCATCTTTGTCATGCTCATTGGAGCTCTCGCGCTGTGCGGCAAGGCTGTTCCCTATAGCCACGCGCAAGCACCAACTACATTTGAAGTGGCATCGGTACGACTCAGCCCGCCAGGCGGGAACGGGCTTACCTCATTCAACTATTTGGGGACGACTCGATTTACCGCGACCAATATATCTCTTCCCCTTCTTCTGCAGTTGGCATTCGGAGTCGATGACTACCAGATTCTGCAAAAGCCCAGTTGGTCTGATTCAACGCTTTACGATGTCTCGGCGAAGCCCGAAGGAGAAACTTCTCTTACCTATGAGCAGCTCAAGCCCTTATTGCAGCAGCTCCTTGAACAGCGCTTTCATCTGACGGTTCATCACGAGACCAAGTATTTCAAAGGGTATGCACTGTTAGTAGCCAAGGGCGGCCCCAAACTACAGACAAGTAAAGGGGAGGCCAACCATAATGCCAATATTCTCCCCAACGGGTTACAGGGGCAGAACCTGTCGCTCCAGGACCTTGCCTCACTTCTGTCGCATCCGGTGGGACGTCCGGTCGTCGATAAGACAGGCATTCAAGGCAGTTACGACTTCAAGCTCGACTACTCCCCCAACGAATCAACGGATTCCCCGCTCCCCTCGATCTTTACAGCATTGACAGAACAGTTGGGACTCAAGCTGGAAACCCAACAGGTGCCTGTCAACATGCTGGTGATCGACCATGTCGATAGAGAGCCCACGGAGAATTAG
- a CDS encoding tetratricopeptide repeat protein, translated as MIRPSIFFTIAFGIALGTAQAQQLPAGTHAADDHSREDAASARIQEAETALEHQDYKDASAKLKVLAAELPKDAHVLYDLGFAEERNGEEDAAALAYANAITADATLGEPRVALGLLDARAGRLEKAHQELQDAAALTSAAPELRGRALRALASMDQSSHPDAARDELLAAVKLTGEASSDTLATADLAARAGDNDDAETEFRRAIAADPQNIDAVAGLAHVLVQEKKSEEAETVLTSALKAHPNDPRLVSQLASVYVSEDKAQQAIPLVEQMRAADPQLAADDSTTRLLARLYGMNGQFEDSEKIYKTLVDRNPKDPSLLDDLADAFIQQQHYPEAQVLLEKAVGMRSNFATPEDWGEAAGHLAFAASKNHDPHVTLRALTARATVLPNSPSSLFLEATAHDTLHESKEAARAYRAFLTAANGKFPDQEFQARHRLIALQNVK; from the coding sequence ATGATTCGGCCTTCGATCTTCTTCACCATCGCCTTTGGTATAGCGCTGGGAACAGCGCAGGCGCAGCAGCTGCCAGCGGGCACCCACGCCGCCGATGACCACTCCCGCGAAGATGCCGCCAGCGCTCGCATTCAGGAGGCGGAGACAGCGCTCGAACATCAGGACTACAAGGACGCCTCAGCCAAACTCAAGGTCCTGGCCGCAGAGCTGCCGAAGGATGCGCACGTGCTCTACGATCTGGGATTTGCGGAAGAGCGAAACGGTGAAGAAGATGCCGCAGCGCTGGCCTATGCGAATGCGATCACAGCGGATGCAACGCTGGGCGAGCCTCGTGTCGCTCTCGGACTGCTGGATGCGCGCGCCGGCCGGTTGGAGAAGGCCCACCAGGAGTTGCAGGATGCCGCTGCACTGACCTCAGCGGCGCCTGAGCTGCGCGGCCGCGCGCTGCGGGCCTTAGCTTCGATGGACCAGTCATCGCACCCGGACGCAGCACGCGATGAGTTACTGGCGGCAGTGAAGTTGACGGGAGAAGCTTCCAGCGACACGTTAGCCACTGCGGATCTCGCCGCTCGCGCGGGAGACAATGACGATGCAGAGACAGAGTTCCGCCGCGCGATCGCTGCCGATCCGCAGAACATCGATGCCGTCGCTGGACTCGCTCACGTGCTCGTGCAAGAGAAAAAGTCGGAAGAGGCAGAGACAGTTTTAACCTCGGCCCTGAAGGCCCATCCCAATGATCCGCGGCTCGTATCGCAACTGGCGTCGGTCTATGTCTCGGAAGACAAGGCGCAGCAGGCGATTCCGCTGGTGGAGCAGATGCGCGCGGCGGATCCCCAGCTCGCCGCCGACGACAGCACCACCCGCCTGCTCGCCCGGCTGTATGGCATGAACGGTCAATTCGAGGACTCCGAAAAGATCTACAAGACGCTCGTCGACCGCAACCCCAAAGACCCGTCGTTGCTGGACGATCTTGCGGACGCGTTCATCCAGCAACAGCACTATCCTGAGGCCCAGGTTCTGCTAGAGAAGGCTGTCGGCATGCGTTCGAACTTTGCTACGCCTGAGGACTGGGGTGAGGCTGCCGGCCATCTGGCCTTTGCAGCCTCCAAGAACCATGATCCTCACGTCACCCTGCGGGCGCTCACAGCACGCGCTACCGTCCTGCCCAACTCGCCGTCGTCGCTCTTCCTCGAAGCCACCGCGCATGACACGCTACACGAGTCCAAGGAAGCAGCGCGGGCTTACCGCGCATTTCTCACCGCGGCCAACGGCAAGTTTCCCGATCAGGAATTCCAGGCGCGCCACCGACTGATCGCGTTGCAGAACGTGAAGTAA
- the uvrA gene encoding excinuclease ABC subunit UvrA, producing MATPAANDKIVIRGARTHNLKSIDVDIPHNSLTVVSGVSGSGKSSLAFDTVYAEGQRRYVESLSAYARQFLERIEKPDVDHMDGLAPAIAIKQKNQTRNPRSTVATATEIYDYLRLLYARCGTVTCLHCGGIVRHDTVDEIVTRVLAQPEGTRVYALFPVVRREIKFEPMQGPSVDAEAAAGAPVKKAPKKTAKAKKETTPVAVDVTDAIKERLGELRRRGYNRLWQASEDGEGSGRIVEFSTPESLLELDFRAVEKRPIYVLTDRLALSIDIRSRLVDAIETGYREAGEIVFRTVPREDDEQAETLRFSAAFECSTCHRAYREPEPRLFSFNNPFGACPRCQGFGNTIDFDPGLIIPDKSKTLDEGAIDPWTKPKYRAHHGEMKRAAKTAGIPTDVPWYDLTEAQQRFIEDGQGSWSGIRGFFADLERKKYKLHVRVFLSRYRGYATCPDCRGQRLRAEARAVLIEGRNICEVSALTITAAEEFFDGLKLTPAQTEIAGKILEEVRQRVHFLEQVGLEYLTLDRLSSTLSGGESQRIQLATSLGSRLVGALYVLDEPSIGLHARDTAKLVTIMEELRDLGNTILVVEHDPDVIRSADYLLDLGPGAGELGGRLLAAGTVDEVRDNPASLTGKYLSGRAKIAIPKHRREPGREKLLLKGARIHNLRGVDLEVPLGLLCCVTGVSGSGKSTIVHQVLYRALMQALGQTEGGDPAHLYRELSGTQYLNDVVLVDQSPIGRTPRSNPVTYIKAFDAIRELFAAQPDSKRKGLSAGSFSFNVPGGRCDVCEGDGTVTVEMQFLADVELPCEECNGTRYKASLLEVKYKGKNIHDVLGMTVKEALVYFAGHPKIVDKLAVLDEVGLGYVRLGQSATTLSGGEAQRVKLAQHLASARSGASGGAGGVKSEAKRVASRILYILDEPTTGLHFEDVATLLSAFRKLIDGGGSLLVIEHNLDVIKSADWVIDMGPEGGSGGGHVVATGTPEEIVKVTGSHTGKWLATVLGDGNERA from the coding sequence ATGGCAACACCGGCAGCTAACGACAAGATCGTCATTCGCGGTGCGCGAACGCACAATCTGAAGAGCATCGACGTCGATATTCCGCATAACTCGCTGACCGTGGTCAGCGGCGTCTCCGGCTCGGGCAAATCCTCGCTCGCGTTCGACACGGTGTATGCCGAAGGTCAGCGCCGCTATGTCGAAAGCCTGTCGGCCTATGCTCGTCAGTTTCTTGAACGCATCGAAAAGCCCGACGTCGACCACATGGACGGCCTCGCTCCGGCGATTGCGATCAAGCAGAAGAACCAGACTCGCAATCCTCGCTCCACGGTAGCCACTGCGACCGAGATCTATGACTATCTGCGCCTGCTCTATGCCCGCTGCGGAACGGTAACGTGCCTGCACTGCGGCGGCATCGTTCGCCACGACACGGTGGATGAGATCGTAACCCGCGTACTCGCACAGCCGGAAGGCACACGCGTCTATGCACTCTTCCCTGTCGTGCGACGCGAGATCAAGTTCGAGCCCATGCAGGGGCCTTCTGTAGATGCCGAAGCCGCTGCTGGAGCGCCTGTAAAGAAGGCTCCAAAGAAAACAGCCAAGGCAAAGAAAGAAACCACACCCGTCGCGGTCGATGTAACTGATGCCATCAAGGAGCGGCTGGGAGAGCTTCGCCGCCGTGGCTACAACCGGCTCTGGCAGGCCTCTGAAGATGGTGAAGGTTCCGGTCGTATCGTTGAGTTCTCTACCCCCGAATCGCTGCTGGAACTCGATTTCCGTGCTGTAGAAAAGCGGCCGATCTACGTGCTCACGGACCGGCTCGCATTGTCGATCGACATTCGCAGCCGCCTGGTCGATGCCATCGAGACGGGTTATCGCGAGGCCGGCGAGATCGTCTTCCGCACCGTTCCGCGCGAGGACGACGAGCAGGCCGAGACACTGCGGTTCTCAGCAGCATTCGAGTGCTCCACCTGCCATCGCGCCTATCGCGAGCCGGAGCCGAGACTGTTCAGCTTCAACAACCCGTTCGGCGCGTGCCCGCGTTGCCAGGGTTTCGGCAACACCATCGACTTCGATCCCGGGCTCATCATTCCCGACAAGTCGAAGACCCTCGATGAAGGTGCGATCGATCCGTGGACGAAGCCGAAGTATCGCGCCCACCACGGAGAGATGAAGCGCGCGGCTAAGACCGCCGGCATTCCGACCGACGTGCCGTGGTACGACCTGACCGAGGCACAGCAGCGCTTCATCGAAGACGGACAAGGCAGTTGGTCCGGCATCCGCGGCTTCTTCGCCGACCTCGAACGCAAGAAGTACAAGCTGCATGTGCGCGTCTTCCTGTCGCGCTATCGCGGCTACGCCACCTGCCCTGATTGCCGGGGCCAGCGTCTCCGCGCCGAAGCTCGTGCCGTGCTGATCGAAGGCCGGAATATCTGTGAAGTCAGCGCTCTGACGATCACAGCTGCCGAAGAGTTCTTTGACGGGTTGAAGCTCACGCCTGCACAGACTGAGATCGCAGGAAAGATCCTCGAAGAGGTGCGCCAGCGAGTGCACTTTCTCGAGCAGGTCGGGCTGGAGTACCTGACGCTCGACCGCCTGAGCTCCACCTTGAGCGGCGGCGAGTCGCAGCGCATTCAACTCGCGACGAGCCTGGGTTCGCGGCTGGTCGGTGCACTCTATGTGCTCGACGAGCCCTCCATCGGCCTGCATGCACGCGATACCGCGAAGCTCGTCACGATCATGGAAGAGCTCCGCGACCTCGGCAATACGATCCTCGTCGTCGAGCACGATCCCGACGTCATTCGCTCCGCCGACTACCTGCTGGATCTTGGACCGGGCGCCGGCGAGCTTGGCGGTCGATTGCTCGCGGCAGGAACCGTTGACGAGGTTCGCGACAATCCGGCATCGCTAACAGGCAAGTATTTGAGCGGCCGCGCGAAGATCGCCATACCGAAGCATCGCCGTGAACCGGGCCGCGAGAAGCTGCTGCTCAAGGGCGCGCGCATTCATAACCTGCGCGGCGTAGACCTCGAGGTCCCGCTCGGCCTGTTGTGCTGTGTGACGGGCGTCTCCGGCTCGGGCAAGTCGACCATCGTGCATCAGGTGCTGTATCGCGCGCTGATGCAGGCGCTAGGACAAACCGAAGGCGGCGACCCGGCGCATCTCTATCGCGAGCTTTCGGGCACGCAGTACCTGAACGATGTAGTTCTGGTCGATCAGTCGCCGATTGGGCGCACGCCCCGCTCGAATCCCGTGACGTACATCAAGGCCTTCGACGCCATCCGCGAACTCTTTGCGGCACAGCCTGATTCCAAACGCAAAGGGCTGTCGGCAGGCTCCTTCTCCTTCAACGTCCCCGGCGGACGCTGCGATGTCTGCGAAGGTGACGGCACCGTCACGGTCGAAATGCAGTTCCTTGCCGACGTCGAGCTTCCCTGCGAGGAGTGCAACGGCACCCGCTATAAGGCCTCTCTGCTTGAGGTCAAGTACAAGGGCAAGAACATTCACGACGTGCTTGGCATGACGGTGAAAGAGGCGCTCGTGTACTTTGCGGGCCATCCCAAGATCGTCGACAAGCTCGCGGTGCTGGATGAAGTTGGCCTGGGCTATGTGCGGCTCGGCCAGAGCGCCACGACGCTCAGCGGTGGCGAGGCGCAACGCGTGAAGCTGGCACAGCATCTCGCCTCGGCGCGTTCCGGAGCCTCCGGCGGTGCAGGTGGCGTCAAGAGCGAAGCCAAGCGGGTTGCAAGCCGTATCCTCTACATCCTCGATGAGCCGACGACTGGCCTGCACTTTGAAGATGTCGCCACTCTGCTCTCCGCGTTTCGCAAGCTGATCGATGGCGGTGGATCTCTGCTGGTGATCGAGCATAATCTCGATGTCATCAAGAGCGCCGATTGGGTCATCGACATGGGCCCTGAGGGCGGCTCGGGTGGCGGACACGTCGTCGCTACCGGAACCCCCGAAGAGATCGTCAAAGTGACGGGTTCGCACACAGGAAAGTGGCTCGCTACGGTGCTGGGCGACGGAAACGAGAGAGCATGA
- the lspA gene encoding signal peptidase II, producing the protein MTTRTVGRDSRWLLLILSALVVLVDRLTKAWIEAHIKIGHTIVVIPKVFRLSHVLNTGAAFSMFESAKSPLFVRNLLVGFSVAAIVLVLVLLWKLGRSFTLTSVALALILGGAIGNLYDRILYKHVVDFLEVHIVHYHWPDFNVADSAIVVGACLLLIEILRPQRAN; encoded by the coding sequence ATGACGACTCGCACAGTGGGGCGCGACTCGCGCTGGTTACTGTTAATACTGTCGGCACTCGTGGTTCTTGTCGATCGCTTGACCAAGGCCTGGATCGAAGCCCATATCAAGATTGGTCACACGATTGTTGTCATCCCGAAGGTCTTTCGGCTCTCACATGTACTGAACACGGGCGCGGCCTTCAGCATGTTTGAGAGCGCCAAGTCTCCCCTGTTCGTAAGAAACCTGCTCGTCGGTTTCTCGGTTGCGGCTATCGTGCTCGTGCTCGTGCTCCTGTGGAAGCTGGGGCGCAGTTTCACACTTACGTCCGTTGCGTTGGCGCTGATCCTGGGCGGCGCAATCGGCAATCTCTATGACCGCATTCTCTATAAGCATGTCGTGGACTTTCTCGAAGTCCACATCGTGCACTATCACTGGCCGGACTTCAATGTGGCCGATTCGGCCATCGTGGTGGGCGCGTGCCTGTTGCTGATTGAGATCCTGCGGCCCCAGAGGGCAAACTAA
- the ileS gene encoding isoleucine--tRNA ligase — MPEVPETKTLKSTLNLPKTDFAMKANLPQNEPTRLAQWDADDLYAKIRAAREGAPKYILHDGPPYANGAIHLGHALNKCIKDFVVKTKTMAGFDAPYVPGWDCHGLPIEIKVDEKLGGKKLEMDPVAVRKACREYAAKFIDLQRSQFKRLGVFGRWAKPYATMDFPYEASILETFYGFYEKGYVYKGLKPVYWCSHDHTALAEAEVEYEMHTSPSVYVRYKLTSAPENIDPRLAGKEVYTIIWTTTPWTLPASVAVAFNPEIEYVAIDDVSGVYIVAKALLEDVRLPCNLIGDLKTAVEIASFPGSKLDRVTFAHPFLDRQILGVNADYVTTEQGTGAVHTAPAHGPDDFTTGQRYDLPLTCNVDAHGKLRNGLPEYDGLFVHKANAPIIELVATKTALMGRHNLEHKYPHCWRCHNPLIFRATEQWFIGMETPVLSPKGAGTTFRERALDEIKRVVWDPSWGEERISNMIATRPDWCISRQRIWGVPIAVFLCEKCHEPLNDAKINASIVKLFQSEGADAWYSHSAEQLLPAGTSCKSCGAVMQFRKEMDILDVWFESGASWHAVLDVEPELHWPADLYTEGGDQHRGWFHSSLLSSVGIRDSAPYKYVATSGWTLDEQGRAFSKSLGNGVDPVDVANRLGGEIIRLWVASVDFREDVAASEGLMQRVSENYRKLRNTLRFLLSNLFDFDPAKNAVEWAALQPLDQYILARTAELDAKIRNSYDHFEFHRAYQALNEFINTDLSAMYLDVIKDRLYTFAPNSQARRSAQTSLWRIAEALTRLIAPILSFTAEEVWQYLPKMEDRVSSVHLALFPAMQEIVPGTVSGIEADWERLLAIRSIVMVELEALRLSKAIGKSLEASIQIMAQEGSADAILLVKYEEALPEFFNVSQASVQVVGATNEDKVILIRATVAEGTKCGRCWRVVPDVGVDARWPAVCGRCAEALEAIDFPAMSGEAV, encoded by the coding sequence ATGCCGGAAGTTCCTGAAACGAAGACCTTGAAGAGCACGCTCAACCTGCCGAAGACGGATTTCGCCATGAAGGCGAACCTTCCGCAGAATGAGCCTACACGTCTGGCGCAGTGGGACGCCGACGATCTGTATGCCAAGATTCGGGCCGCGCGCGAAGGCGCCCCGAAGTACATCCTGCACGATGGCCCGCCCTACGCCAATGGCGCGATTCACCTGGGCCACGCCCTGAATAAGTGCATCAAAGACTTCGTCGTCAAGACTAAGACGATGGCCGGCTTCGATGCCCCCTACGTTCCCGGCTGGGACTGCCATGGCCTTCCCATCGAGATCAAGGTCGACGAGAAGCTGGGCGGCAAAAAGCTGGAGATGGACCCGGTCGCCGTCCGCAAGGCCTGCCGCGAGTACGCGGCGAAGTTTATCGACCTGCAGCGCTCGCAGTTCAAGCGGCTGGGGGTCTTCGGGCGTTGGGCTAAACCCTATGCCACCATGGACTTCCCCTATGAGGCCAGCATCCTCGAGACGTTCTACGGGTTCTACGAAAAGGGCTACGTCTACAAGGGACTGAAGCCGGTCTACTGGTGCTCTCATGACCACACGGCGCTGGCTGAGGCCGAGGTGGAGTATGAGATGCACACCTCGCCCAGCGTCTATGTCCGCTACAAGCTGACGAGCGCCCCCGAGAATATCGATCCCCGGCTGGCGGGCAAAGAGGTCTACACCATCATCTGGACGACGACGCCCTGGACTCTGCCCGCCTCGGTGGCTGTCGCCTTCAATCCGGAGATTGAGTACGTCGCGATTGATGACGTTTCAGGCGTCTACATTGTCGCAAAAGCCCTCCTGGAAGACGTGCGGTTACCGTGCAATCTCATCGGTGATCTGAAGACCGCAGTCGAGATCGCCAGCTTCCCCGGATCGAAGCTGGACCGCGTGACTTTCGCGCACCCGTTCCTCGATCGCCAGATTCTCGGTGTCAACGCCGATTACGTCACCACCGAACAAGGCACCGGAGCCGTACATACCGCTCCCGCGCACGGCCCGGACGACTTTACAACAGGCCAGCGCTACGATCTGCCTCTGACCTGCAACGTCGATGCTCACGGCAAGCTGCGCAACGGCCTTCCGGAGTACGACGGCCTGTTCGTCCATAAGGCGAATGCGCCGATCATCGAGCTGGTGGCGACAAAAACCGCGCTGATGGGCCGACACAACCTGGAGCACAAGTATCCGCACTGCTGGCGCTGCCACAATCCGCTGATCTTCCGTGCAACGGAGCAGTGGTTCATCGGCATGGAGACGCCCGTACTCTCGCCCAAGGGCGCGGGCACGACGTTCCGTGAGCGTGCGCTCGACGAGATCAAACGCGTGGTCTGGGACCCATCGTGGGGCGAAGAACGCATCTCCAACATGATCGCCACGCGACCCGACTGGTGCATCTCGCGGCAGCGCATCTGGGGTGTGCCCATCGCCGTGTTCCTCTGCGAGAAGTGCCACGAGCCCTTGAACGACGCAAAGATCAACGCCAGCATCGTCAAGCTGTTTCAGAGCGAAGGCGCCGACGCCTGGTACTCCCACTCGGCCGAGCAACTGCTTCCGGCGGGAACCTCATGCAAGAGCTGCGGCGCTGTCATGCAGTTCCGCAAGGAGATGGACATTCTCGACGTGTGGTTCGAGAGCGGTGCGAGCTGGCATGCCGTGCTCGACGTCGAACCTGAACTGCACTGGCCCGCCGATCTTTATACCGAAGGCGGCGACCAGCATCGCGGCTGGTTCCACTCTTCCCTGCTGAGCTCCGTAGGCATTCGCGACTCCGCGCCTTACAAGTACGTGGCAACGAGCGGCTGGACGCTCGATGAGCAGGGCCGCGCCTTCTCCAAGTCGCTGGGCAACGGCGTCGATCCCGTCGATGTCGCGAACCGCCTGGGCGGCGAGATCATTCGGCTCTGGGTGGCAAGCGTCGACTTCCGTGAGGATGTTGCCGCCAGCGAAGGTCTGATGCAGCGCGTGAGTGAGAACTATCGCAAGCTCCGCAACACGCTGCGCTTCCTGCTCTCGAACCTGTTCGACTTCGATCCAGCAAAGAACGCGGTGGAGTGGGCTGCGCTGCAGCCGCTCGATCAGTACATTCTGGCGCGTACGGCCGAGCTCGATGCGAAGATTCGCAACTCCTATGACCACTTCGAGTTCCATCGTGCCTACCAGGCGTTGAATGAATTCATCAACACCGATCTCAGCGCGATGTACCTCGATGTCATCAAGGACAGGCTCTACACCTTTGCCCCCAACAGCCAGGCTCGGCGCAGCGCGCAGACCTCTCTGTGGCGCATCGCCGAAGCCTTGACCCGTCTCATCGCACCGATCCTCTCGTTCACCGCCGAGGAGGTCTGGCAGTACCTGCCGAAGATGGAGGATCGTGTTTCCAGCGTTCATCTGGCGTTGTTTCCGGCCATGCAGGAGATCGTGCCCGGAACCGTCTCGGGAATCGAGGCTGACTGGGAACGGCTGCTGGCCATTCGTTCGATTGTCATGGTCGAACTCGAGGCTCTGCGACTATCGAAGGCTATCGGCAAATCTCTCGAAGCAAGCATCCAAATCATGGCGCAAGAAGGCTCTGCGGATGCCATCCTGCTCGTGAAATACGAAGAGGCTCTGCCGGAGTTCTTCAACGTGTCGCAAGCCAGCGTGCAGGTTGTGGGCGCGACCAATGAAGACAAAGTGATCCTCATCCGGGCCACTGTTGCCGAAGGCACCAAGTGCGGCCGCTGCTGGCGCGTCGTTCCCGATGTGGGTGTTGATGCCCGTTGGCCCGCGGTCTGCGGGCGTTGCGCTGAGGCGCTTGAAGCAATTGATTTTCCGGCAATGTCCGGGGAGGCTGTGTAA